From Nicotiana tabacum cultivar K326 chromosome 20, ASM71507v2, whole genome shotgun sequence, one genomic window encodes:
- the LOC107828705 gene encoding F-box/LRR-repeat protein At5g02910 gives MTKPPKLTETVAVDDGTLHRISDLPDSLLVRILSLLPTTKDAFRSCLVSKRWQYLWTSIDNLTLVCSSTGCIHYFEYRLVNVSSLVSAELTFYIRCVSQLPRGFVYVEDDNCRDYHHVFWKLVQDYLRKLGHVAELTIGTWFAEVLFMLQLDGVQLPELKCKYLTLKLYITKCNLYEVASLLRASPHVKTLNIDMEVDLEANIVHIKENCRYESCYLRQGDNIDLESWISNYAFPSLKSVNIICSTGMCQMEQHDKLFELSEFLLKNAMVLEKFVIIAKRTHCCYCLKNCVSQYSSGLAAKLLGCPRPSTNFTMIFAESDFPRAQRSWFCFFGHQRWCFIFDLLIYCW, from the exons ATGACGAAACCGCCGAAGTTAACGGAGACAGTCGCCGTAGATGACGGAACCCTACACCGAATCAGCGATTTGCCGGACTCACTCCTCGTTCGAATTCTCTCTCTTTTGCCAACAACGAAGGATGCTTTCAGATCGTGTCTGGTCTCTAAACGGTGGCAGTATCTCTGGACTTCTATTGATAACTTAACTTTAGTTTGTTCAAGTACAG GATGTATTCATTATTTTGAGTATAGGCTAGTAAATGTATCTTCCTTGGTCAGTGCTGAGCTTACTTTTTATATTAGATGTGTGAGTCAGCTCCCACGTGGTTTTGTATATGTTGAGGATGACAATTGTCGTGATTATCATCATGTTTTCTGGAAACTCGTCCAAGATTATCTTCGAAAATTGGGACATGTAGCAGAGCTAACAATTGGGACTTGGTTTGCAGAG GTCCTTTTTATGCTGCAGCTTGATGGAGTGCAGCTTCCAGAATTGAAATGCAAGTATCTAACGCTAAAGTTGTACATAACAAAGTGTAATTTATATGAAGTAGCTAGCCTTTTACGGGCCTCGCCTCATGTGAAGACACTCAACATAGACATGGAAGTTGACTTGGAAGCTAAC ATTGTCCATATCAAGGAAAATTGCCGCTATGAGTCATGTTATTTGCGCCAAGGAGATAATATCGATCTGGAGAGTTGGATTTCGAACTATGCATTTCCCAGTCTCAAGAGTGTTAATATTATTTGCTCCACTGGGATGTGTCAAATGGAGCAGCATGATAAGCTTTTTGAACTTTCAGAATTTCTGCTAAAAAATGCAATggttttggagaagttcgtgatCATAGCAAAGAGAACACACTGCTGCTACTGTTTAAAGAACTGTGTGTCCCAATATTCATCAGGATTGGCTGCAAAATTATTAGGTTGCCCAAGACCCTCCACCAATTTTACAATGATTTTTGCTGAGTCAGATTTTCCACGAGCACAACGCAGCTGGTTTTGTTTCTTTGGACACCAGAGATGGTGCTTTATATTTGATCTTTTGATTTACTGCTGGTGA